The proteins below are encoded in one region of Drosophila santomea strain STO CAGO 1482 chromosome 3R, Prin_Dsan_1.1, whole genome shotgun sequence:
- the LOC120454155 gene encoding chymotrypsin-like protease CTRL-1 has translation MNAVLLGFTCLLLPLLGSTQFLDMACGIRAPSPASSRAKNATIASLTSSPWMVFLHSTDDRFVCGGTLITNRLVLTAAHCFLDGTQLIARLGEYDREASDTCHDSYCTYRIEAFVERGFRHRLYRKSTMSHDIAILRLYKKVQYTDNIRPICIVTDTRWRHFIDSLDPLTGTGWGRTESEPDSGKLRSVDLFRKGPEVCQRYAKLTLTTNQFCAGNEYSNLCNGDSGGPLGALIPFGKSKRFIQVGIASFTNPQCLMVSAFTDVLSYIDWIRTVHNFRT, from the exons ATGAATGCCGTTCTGTTAGGGTTTACGTGTCTTCTGCTCCCGCTTCTGGGATCGACGCAATTCCTGGATATGGCCTGTGGGATTCGAGCTCCTAGTCCCGCATCTTCGCGGGCCAAGAATGCAACAATCGCCAGCCTAACTTCGAGTCCCTGGATGGTTTTTCTCCACTCCACTGACGATAGATTCGTTTGTGGCGGAACTTTGATCACAAACC GACTCGTGTTAACCGCCGCGCATTGCTTCCTCGATGGAACCCAGCT AATTGCTCGACTGGGAGAGTATGATAGAGAGGCATCTGACACGTGTCACGATAGTTACTGCACCTATCGAATCGAAGCGTTTGTGGAGAGGGGCTTCAGGCACCGACTATACAGGAAATCGACGATGTCACACGACATAGCCATTCTGCGACTGTACAAAAAGGTGCAGTACACAG ACAACATCAGGCCCATCTGCATTGTAACAGATACCAGGTGGAGGCACTTCATCGACTCCTTGGACCCACTGACTGGCACTGGATGGGGCAGGACGGAGTCTGAGCCGGACAGTGGCAAACTGAGGAGCGTCGACTTGTTTCGCAAAGGTCCGGAGGTGTGCCAGAGGTATGCTAAACTAACCCTGACGACCAACCAGTTTTGCGCTGGCAACGAGTATAGCAATCTGTGCAACGGCGACTCCGGCGGTCCGCTGGGCGCCTTGATCCCATTCGGAAAATCGAAACGCTTCATCCAAGTGGGAATCGCTAGCTTCACGAACCCGCAATGCCTGATGGTCAGCGCTTTCACCGATGTGCTGAGCTATATCGACTGGATCCGCACTGTGCATAACTTCCGCACATAA